AGCGGAGCCCTGCCTTATGCCGGCAGGTGCTTAACTGGGAGGATAATGCAAAAGACAATAATAGATGATCTGGATGCCTTGCTGGATATCCTGCCACCATTCGTCTCCGAGCCACTGAGGCAGCGGGGAGATTGCAGTGAACTCCTGGAAGTGGTGATGGATCTGGGACGCCACGCGGAGGCAAGGTTTCCCACTTATGAGGTGGTACTCAGTCCCAAAGAAATTGTCCAGGAGGACCTGGAATATGTAGCTTCTCGAATCAGTGCTTTTAATGATGATAATCGTGCCGGGATTGAGCGTACCCTTCATCGGGTCTCTTGCATTCGCAACCGTCAGGGGCGCATTGTGGGTCTTACGTGCCGCGTGGGCCGGGCCGTCTTCGGTACGATGAAGTTGATTGAGGACCTGGTTCAATCAGGCAGAAATATTCTGCTCCTGGGACGTCCCGGTGTGGGAAAGACGACGATGCTGAGGGAAGTGGCCCGTGTCCTGGCTGACGAGGTGGGGAAGAGGGTGATCATCGTGGATACCTCCAATGAGATTGCCGGCGATGGAGATATACCCCATCCTGCCATCGGCCATGCCCGGAGAATGCAGGTGCCCAAACCTACCATGCAGCATTCGGTGATGATCGAGGCTGTAGAGAATCACATGCCGCAGGCGATTGTCATTGATGAAATCGGCACTGAGCTCGAAGCAGCAGCCGCGCGTACTATTGCTGAGCGCGGTGTTCAACTGGTGGGCACAGCACATGGCAATACCCTGGAGAACCTGATTCTCAATCCCACTCTGTCTGATGTTATCGGCGGAATTCAAACGGTTACCCTTGGTGACGAGGAGGCGCGGCGAAGAGGCACTCAGAAGTCTATCCTGGAACGAAAAGCTCCTCCCACCTTTGATGTGTTGGTGGAAATCCAGGCGTTCAACAGGGTGGCCGTTCATTCTGACGTAGCCGAAGTAGTTGATGCTATCCTGAGAGGCAGGCCGATAACGAGAGAGGTCCGCTCGATGGATGAAGAAGGGGGTCTGCAAAAAAAGCAGGAAAAATTACCCACGTTCTCCAACAATCAGACGGTTGCCCAGAGGAACGATAGGAAATCACCCGAAGATACTAGTGCCGTGCCGAGGGTTTATCTCTTTGGAGTCAACCGGGCGAAGCTGGAACAGGCGGCGGGAGAGAAACAGTTTGGGATCAGCGTTGTCTCCGAGGTGGGGGAGGCCAGCATCTTTCTGACCTGCAAGACCTACTATCGCCGGAGGCCCCAGAAGGTAAGGGATGCTGAAGCGGCAGGTCTGCCTGTTTATGTATTGAAGGGCAATACCCTGGTCGAGATGAAACAGTTCCTGGAATCCCTGGCTGGCAATCGAGGAAAGATGGATGCGATCGGCATTGCTCTGAAGGAAGCGGAAGAAGCTATCGCTCAGGTGATGAATGGGAGAGACTCAGTAGAACTGAGCCGGCAGAATTCCTATGTCCGTCGGTTGCAGCACCAGATGGCAGAACGCTCTCGCGTAGGTTCTCGCAGCTTTGGCAAGGAACCGCAGCGGCGGGTGGAGATATTTAGGAACTCCTGAGGTGGGCTCTTGGCACTGTTCATAACATTTGAGGGTGGCGAAGGATGTGGCAAGAGCACCCAGGCCAGGGCTCTCTACAGGCGGGTGTCGGCTTCAAGTATCCCGGTGATACTTACTCATGAGCCTGGTGGTACCCCCTTCGGTGAACAGGCTCGACGGTCTCTAAAGCGAATCAGCAGTTCCCCTCTCTCACCTCTGGCGGAACTGTTTCTTGTTGCCGCCTCCCGGGTGCAACTGGTGGAGGAAGTGATTCGCCCGAGCCTGGAAGCAAACACTATGGTCATCTGTGACCGTTACACCGACTCCACTCTGGCTTATCAAGGATACGGGCGTGGGATCGATCTGGATACCATTCAGGCCGTTAATGACACTGCCACGAGGGGGCTGTCCTCTGACCTGGTGATCCTGCTGGATGTCCCTGTTGAAATAGGGCTGGCTCGCAAGGGATCGGCCAGACAGGACCGCTTTGAAAGAGAGGGATTGGCCTTCCATCAGCGGGTGCGGGAGGGTTATCTCAAGATGGCTGGCGCTGACCCGGGGCGCTGGCTGGTGATTGACGGTGCCTTGTCCAAAAGGGAGATCCAGAGCCGTATCCGGGAGAGGATTGAGATAATGCTGCGAAGAGAGAATGGAAAGTGAGCAAACCCAGAGTTGCTGTAGCCATGAGCGGCGGCGTGGACTCCTCTTTGTCGGCGGCTTTGCTGAAGGAGGCAGGATACGAAGTCACTGGCGTTCATATGCAACTGTGGCGTGAAGAGGGGGCGGGTGATCCCAGCCCTCATCCTGCTGGCCGTTCTCTTCGAAATGCCAGCGATGCCGATCA
The window above is part of the Chloroflexota bacterium genome. Proteins encoded here:
- the tmk gene encoding dTMP kinase; protein product: MALFITFEGGEGCGKSTQARALYRRVSASSIPVILTHEPGGTPFGEQARRSLKRISSSPLSPLAELFLVAASRVQLVEEVIRPSLEANTMVICDRYTDSTLAYQGYGRGIDLDTIQAVNDTATRGLSSDLVILLDVPVEIGLARKGSARQDRFEREGLAFHQRVREGYLKMAGADPGRWLVIDGALSKREIQSRIRERIEIMLRRENGK
- a CDS encoding AAA family ATPase translates to MQKTIIDDLDALLDILPPFVSEPLRQRGDCSELLEVVMDLGRHAEARFPTYEVVLSPKEIVQEDLEYVASRISAFNDDNRAGIERTLHRVSCIRNRQGRIVGLTCRVGRAVFGTMKLIEDLVQSGRNILLLGRPGVGKTTMLREVARVLADEVGKRVIIVDTSNEIAGDGDIPHPAIGHARRMQVPKPTMQHSVMIEAVENHMPQAIVIDEIGTELEAAAARTIAERGVQLVGTAHGNTLENLILNPTLSDVIGGIQTVTLGDEEARRRGTQKSILERKAPPTFDVLVEIQAFNRVAVHSDVAEVVDAILRGRPITREVRSMDEEGGLQKKQEKLPTFSNNQTVAQRNDRKSPEDTSAVPRVYLFGVNRAKLEQAAGEKQFGISVVSEVGEASIFLTCKTYYRRRPQKVRDAEAAGLPVYVLKGNTLVEMKQFLESLAGNRGKMDAIGIALKEAEEAIAQVMNGRDSVELSRQNSYVRRLQHQMAERSRVGSRSFGKEPQRRVEIFRNS